GAAGGTATTGAACTTGCATTGAATGAAACTGGTGAAATGGGATTGGAAAGCAGCGAAGAAGAAATATTGGGGTATAAGAAGGCAGCAGAAGAAATAGGAATTGAACTAAGTAGCCTTGCAACAGGCCTATATTGGTCTTATTCCTTAACAAGTAATAATAAGGAGATAAGGGAAAAGGCAAAAAATATTGTTAAAAAACAGTTAGATACAGCTGTATTATTGGGTGTCGACACTATATTAGTTGTACCTGGAGCTGTAGGTGTTGATTTCATACCTGGTTGTGAAGTTATAGAATATGATGTAGTTTATAATCGGGCACTGGAAGCAATTAAGGAACTTGCTCCCTATGCCGAATCAAAAAAAGTTTACATAGGAATAGAGAATGTCTGGAATAAGTTTCTCTTATCACCTCTTGAAATGCGTGACTTTATTGATAAAATAGACTCTAACTATGTGGGCGTTTATTTTGATGTAGGTAATGTAATTTATTCAGGTTATCCCGAGCACTGGATAAAAATACTCGGCAAAAGGATAAAAAAAGTGCATTTTAAGGACTACAGAAGGGATGTAGGAAGTCTGGCAGGATTTGTAGACTTGTTGTCAGGCGATGTTAATTATCCGGCAGTTGTTGAAGAGCTTAAAAAGGTAGGATACAACAGCTTCGTTACTGCAGAAATGATTCCTCCTTATAAAAATTATCCTGAACAAATAATATATAATACTTCATTGGCAATGGACAAAATTCTTGGGAGAACACGTTAGTTTTTTGTATATTTGTTGATTTAACTATTGAAATAGCTTTTAAAGTATATTATAATGAATATGGTAATTTACTTCCATAATCTTATCCAATAATATAGCTTTAAGAAAAATGAATAAGGAAAGAGTTTAATAGGGGGGTGATGTTTGTTATGGAAAAATACAACCTTGACGAAAAAGGCGGACTCTCAAAGTTATTCAAGAAAAAACCATCAAAAGTTTTACTCAAGGATGACACTATTGAATTCAAGCATTTCAGCTCTTTTAACTCTGTCAAAATGCGCATTCTGGATGTTACCGATTCTACTGTTAAATTGGAAGCAATAGAAAAGAATCCGGAGTTAAATCTTTCTCCTGATGAAAATGTTGTAATGACTTACTTCAGTGATAAAGATTATTATGTAATTTCCGGACAGGTAGCATCCATAGAAAAGGATGACCCACTCGAGCTTACAGTCAATATACATA
The sequence above is drawn from the Bacillota bacterium genome and encodes:
- a CDS encoding sugar phosphate isomerase/epimerase — translated: MKKSISIWSFAEGMKIVDCMKMAKDAGFEGIELALNETGEMGLESSEEEILGYKKAAEEIGIELSSLATGLYWSYSLTSNNKEIREKAKNIVKKQLDTAVLLGVDTILVVPGAVGVDFIPGCEVIEYDVVYNRALEAIKELAPYAESKKVYIGIENVWNKFLLSPLEMRDFIDKIDSNYVGVYFDVGNVIYSGYPEHWIKILGKRIKKVHFKDYRRDVGSLAGFVDLLSGDVNYPAVVEELKKVGYNSFVTAEMIPPYKNYPEQIIYNTSLAMDKILGRTR